One window of the Zea mays cultivar B73 chromosome 3, Zm-B73-REFERENCE-NAM-5.0, whole genome shotgun sequence genome contains the following:
- the LOC100193444 gene encoding Auxin-responsive protein IAA1 has translation MSVETERSSTESSGASGLDFEDTALTLTLRLPGSAPSAAAAAAASLSLSSSSSSAFPDPDRKRASSDADPGRSSPLAASSDAAPAPKARVVGWPPVRSYRKNALADAAGSSKAAKFVKVAVDGAPYLRKVDLQAYAGYDQLLRALQDKFFSHFTIRKFADDERKLVDAVNGTEYVPTYEDKDGDWMLVGDVPWKMFVETCQRLRLMKGSEAVNLAPRAAR, from the exons ATGTCGGTGGAGACGGAgcggagctccaccgagtcctccgggGCTTCCGGGCTCGACTTCGAGGACACCGCGCTCACGCTCACCCTCCGCCTCCCGGGCTCCGCGccttccgccgccgccgccgccgcggcttcCCTGTCCctctcctcctcgtcgtcctccgCCTTCCCCGACCCCGACCGCAAGCGCGCCTCCTCCGACGCTGACCCCGGCCGCTCCTCCCCGCTCGCCGCGTCCTCCGACGCTGCACCGGCACCCAA GGCTCGTGTGGTGGGCTGGCCGCCGGTGAGGTCGTACCGCAAGAACGCGCTCGCCGACGCCGCGGGCTCCAGCAAGGCCGCCAAGTTCGTCAAGGTGGCCGTCGACGGCGCGCCCTACCTGCGGAAGGTGGACCTGCAGGCGTACGCCGGCTACGACCAGCTGCTCCGCGCGCTCCAGGACAAGTTCTTCTCCCACTTCACCATCA GGAAGTTCGCCGACGACGAGAGGAAGCTGGTGGACGCGGTGAACGGGACGGAGTACGTACCCACGTACGAGGACAAGGATGGCGACTGGATGCTCGTCGGCGACGTCCCCTGGAA GATGTTCGTGGAAACCTGCCAGCGCCTTCGTCTGATGAAAGGTTCAGAGGCCGTGAACTTGG